Proteins found in one Nostoc sp. NIES-3756 genomic segment:
- a CDS encoding peroxiredoxin yields MPVKVGDTAPDFTLPAQNGSSVSLSDFRGKKAVVLYFYPKDDTPGCTAESCAFRDRYEVFQTAGAEIIGVSGDSNESHQRFATKYNLPFTLLSDKGDQVRKLYGATAAFGLFPGRVTYVIDQQGVVQYVFDSMFNFQGHVEEALKTLQQLAAK; encoded by the coding sequence ATGCCAGTCAAAGTTGGAGATACTGCGCCTGATTTTACCTTACCTGCACAAAATGGCTCATCGGTGAGCCTGAGTGATTTTCGCGGCAAAAAAGCTGTGGTGCTGTACTTTTATCCCAAAGATGATACACCAGGATGTACAGCAGAATCTTGTGCTTTCCGCGATCGCTATGAAGTTTTTCAAACGGCTGGTGCTGAGATTATTGGTGTCAGTGGTGACTCTAACGAATCTCACCAGCGATTTGCTACTAAATACAATCTACCTTTTACATTGTTGAGCGACAAAGGCGACCAAGTACGCAAACTTTACGGTGCAACAGCCGCATTTGGTTTGTTTCCCGGTCGCGTTACCTACGTCATCGACCAACAAGGAGTTGTGCAGTACGTTTTTGATTCAATGTTCAACTTCCAAGGACATGTGGAAGAAGCGTTGAAGACTCTACAACAGTTGGCGGCGAAGTAG